In Capsicum annuum cultivar UCD-10X-F1 unplaced genomic scaffold, UCD10Xv1.1 ctg3565, whole genome shotgun sequence, the following are encoded in one genomic region:
- the LOC107855546 gene encoding auxin-responsive protein SAUR68, with amino-acid sequence MAMLSPKKLIKMARRWRKFAAMQRRRISFPRNDSNADGCSTSSSYTVEKGHFVVYTIDQRRYAFPLTYLENEVVRKLLSACEEEFGLQSSDPIILPCDSTFMDYIISLIKKSVLHNALLLTIPSCCSSTSSCHQEAGSQQILVN; translated from the coding sequence ATGGCAATGCTCAGCCCTAAGAAACTCATCAAGATGGCCAGGAGATGGCGAAAGTTTGCAGCCATGCAGAGGAGGAGGATTTCGTTTCCAAGAAATGACAGTAATGCAGACGGTTGCAGTACATCCTCATCCTATACAGTTGAAAAAGGCCATTTTGTAGTCTATACAATTGATCAAAGGCGCTATGCATTTCCCTTGACTTACCTTGAAAATGAGGTCGTTAGGAAACTTTTAAGCGCTTGCGAAGAAGAGTTTGGACTACAAAGTAGTGACCCTATTATATTACCCTGTGATTCAACCTTCATGGACTATATCATTTCACTAATCAAGAAAAGTGTTCTTCACAACGCATTGCTCCTCACAATACCTTCATGTTGCTCCTCAACTTCTTCTTGCCACCAAGAAGCTGGAAGTCAACAGATTCTTGTTAATtga